GCCACAAGCTGATCTGCCCGTGAAGGGTCCGGAGCCAGGGTGTAGTAGTCGGAGATCAGCCGGGGCACGTTTATGCGCATTGATTCCGGCACGGATGCGCCGGCAAGGGGATGGACAGCCATGAATACTCCTTGTGGATGAGAAAAAGAGACAACCCGGCCAAGAGCCTTGGCCGGTCAGGTGTTTTCGTGCAGCGCCTGGGACCGCTTCAGCGCGGACCAGAGCATCTTGTCGTTGGGGTCCAGTTCGTAGGCTTTCTTGAAAAAATCCGTCCCGTTTCGCCCCGCCTTCTGAAAGATGGTGCCGATGTTGAAGGCCACGTTCTTGCCCGAAGAAGGCAATGCGGGATCAAGCTTCAGGGCTTTCTCCACCGCCTTGAGCGCCTTGCTCGTCTCGCCGCCTTCGCTGTAGGCCATGGCCATGTTGTAGAGCAGGGTCGCGCTGCCGGGCACAACGGCCAGCACGCGCAGGTACTCGGCGATGGCTTCGCGCCATTTGCCCTGCTTGCGCAGGGATATGCCAAGGATGGTCACGGTGGCGACGTCGGCCGCCGTGATGTTGTCGCCCCGCAAATCCAGGGCCTTTTTCGAATAGTGGATGGCCATGTCCGGATCGCGGTTGGCGCAGATGTCGGCAATCCTGCTCGACAGGTTGGACAGGAACTCGGCGGCCTCGCGCTGCGCCAACTGCATCACGTTGCGGAACATCTCCTCGGCCACGGCGGTATTGCCGCGTGTGATCTCGAGTTCTCCGATATGCAGGATGCGCTGCGTGTTGAGCGGGCTGATCTCGTTCAGGCGGCGCAGACATTCAAGCTGCTTCGCGGCGTCCCCGGCCTGCTCGTAGAGCGCGGCCAGACGCTTGAGCGGAGCCAGGTAGAGCTCGGCGCTCTTCACGGCCCGCTGGTAATTCTCTTCGGCCCGGGAGGTCATGTCGAGGCCCAGATAGGCGTCGCCCTTGATCATGAACCCCACCGCGCTATCCGGCTTCTGCTGCAGAATGTCCTCGGCCACAAGCAGGGCCTCGCCCCAGCCGCCGGATTCGAGCAGCTTCTTGCCCTTTTCGATGAGCTTGCTGAGTTTGCCCTGGGGGGCGATGGTGAAGGCCAGCTTCTCGCTGAAGGAGGCCACGGAAATGGGCTTGGTGATGATGTTGTGTGCGCCCTGTTCGACCAGAAGCGCCGTGGTGTACTGGTCCACTTCCTGGGTCAGGACGATGAGGCCCGCGCCGGGACACAGTCGCATGATGCGCTCCATGACCTGGGACATGTCCGCCTCTGCCGCGCGGCGCTCAAGACAGATGATGAATCTGGCGTCCCTGTCCTCGTGCAGAAGCTCGAAGAGATCGTCCAGCCGGGTGAAATGATGGAAGGATTTTTTCGACAAGCCCATGCTGTGATAGAGGACCGACTTGATCAGCTCCACAAAGACCGTGTCATCGGTCAAGGCCGCGAATTTTCCCCCGGACAGGGCGTAATCGAAGATCGTGGCTCCGTAGGTATCCTGACCCGGCGCAGAAGCAGCAACGTATGTACCCATCGATTTTCACCCGTTTTGATTCGTTGGCGAGCCTTTCCCGAAATGAGAACTCAGGCAACTGCGCAAGAATACACAAAGCCGCACGGATGTTCAACGCGTTCCTGGGCTCTCCCGGGAAAGAGACGCATCCCCTCCCGGCCGGGAGCGCCCACGAAGACATTTTTCAAGGGTTAAATATGCTTGATTTTACCCCCCGCCTCGCCTAAAGAATTTGCTCCACAACGGACCGCCCCCATAGCTCAGGTGGATAGAGCACGGGATTCCTAATCCCGGTTAGCCCATGTTCGAGTCATGGTGGGGGCACCAAGGACCTTTAGGTTCCGGACTTCAGTTCGGAACCTTTTTTTGTGCACCAGCCTCCCTCGCCTCTTGAATCCATTCAGGGCCACGATCCTCACCGGCATCATTCCGGCCTGGGTCTCTGTTCCGGCCTGGGTCTCTGAGACCGACAGTATATTGAAATGATAGATCTTTTTATTCAAAAAGGGCCTTTTGGGGGCGCTAGAATGGGATTTCTGATTGAAAATTTGCGAATTTTATATTCAACAATCTGAAATATAACAACATAAATCGATTCTAAGCCGGTAAGTATGCCCATTTGAGCAAATTGGAGAGGTTGTATGTAGTCGGTCCATGCTTGGCTGATTGAGTGAACTGGGTCTGCGACGGGAATTTCGAGTATTTCCGGCAAAAGGAAGCCCGTTCACACTTTGCGCACCGGCCTCCCCCAATCCCAACCCGAAAGTTGGGTCGGCCTGGGTCTCTGAGACCGACAGTATATTGAAATGATAGATCTTTTTATTCAAAAAGGGCCTTTTGGGGGCGCTAGAATGGGATTTCTGATTGAAAATTTGCGAATTTTATATTCAACAACCTGAAATATAACAACATAAATCGATTCTAAGCCGGTAAGTATGCCCATTTGAGCAAATTGGAGAGGTTGTATGTAGTCGGTCCATGCTTGGCTGGTTGAGTGAACTGAGTCTGCGACGGGAATTTCGAATATTTCCGGCAAAAGGAAGCCCGTTCACATTTTGCGCACCGGCCTCCCCCAATCCCAACCCGAAAATTGACCAGCACAATGCTTCCAGAACCAATTACTTTTCCAGCACTGAATTTCCGAACACGATAAACATTTTCTCGTCCCATGGCCCACGGGAACAGCTCCAAACATTCTGAACCTTCGGGCAAAGCCGGACCTTCCCGGCCGGGGTAACCAGAATTCCGCGCACTGTCGTTTTGCATTCTCCGATGCCATGCACTGCGCTGGAATCTACAACCGCAACGACGCTCCCCTTCCCGGTCCGGACGACCTGCGGCGTTCCGGATGCGTCAACCGCGAAGACCGCCCGCTCCGAAAATGCGGCCTCAAGCCGGTCCTGATTTTCTCCGTAACGAACCGAGCCATCACTGATGCACACATCAACCCCGGAAACCTGAACACATTCAGCCTTCCCTTCGGCCCAGAGCCATCCGGACATTAGCAGGAAGGCCACGCACATCCCCACAAAAGCATTCATTACAGCGGCCAAAACCAAACCTCCCCGGACTCTTGAAAATACTCGCCAGACTTGGTTCCATAACCGTTCCAGAGGTCGATGTGGTCTCCCTGCCCGCCGCGGAACCCGCTGATGTCCTTGAAAAAGACAATGCCTTTCTGATGAGCGATCTTTGACTGAGCGTTTTTAGAATATTTGAAAGCAGGCCCGATCGACCTCCACAGAAAATTCGCCAGCGATTCGGCTCCACGAGCGTGACCATGAACACATGTCGGGTCACCGTAGCCGGAAAAGGATACTCCGGCTTGCTGGAGCGCAATGCTCAGGCGAATGGCGCATTGGTTGGCCCATGCCCCGGAGCACGGCGCCAACGCGGCTGGATAGTTGAGTTCCAACAAGGAATAACTGGGCTTCATATCTCCTCCACGTGAATATTGCCGAAAATGCGGATCAGCAAAATGCGATTCCGGAAGATCATACGAACGCCAAGAAAAATGAATCGGGGCAGGTAACGAATAATTAGCGCACATAAATAAGTATCCATACTCACACGATTTTAGATAGACCGAAAATTTGGAGTAGCTATGTGCGGTCATGTGGATGCCGACGTCCTCCAACTTCAGTCCGAGAAAACACAACTACACCATCCGCCGAGTTGTCCATATGGAGATCAGAGAGGGGCAGAGCAAAGAGGTTGAGATCAAGAAAGGGTCTTACAAGGCAGAAATTCTGCAGACTGGGAAGAGAGAGGTTTCGACGGTGAGTTTTATTGGGGATACTGGTGTACTGGAGTTTTGATTTTCGATCGAGTTAATGCCAGCCACCAATCGAACTTGTAATTAGAAGAATCAGGAAATATCTAGCAATAAAATTTACTATACATGCCATCGACAAAAGCAAACGGCAGATTTGCCCCTATGCTGCTCCCATTTGCCTTGATCCTCAGTGGATCTGCTGACGGAAGCTCTGAACCGATACGTTGATACGTTAAACGTTATATAGAGATAGATAAGGCATCAATGACAATCATCTGTATGCGGAAAGGCCTAGTATTCGCGGAACACATCCTCGATTGTCCTTGCGTCCAGGATGCGTTCGGCCCAGAGATCGAGTTGACCGGCCGTGGCGGTGCTCAGACGCTCCTGGGTGCGGAGGTCCAGGATGCTCAGGCCGAAGCGTTTGGTGAGTTGGCGCTGAAGAACCGCGTACCGTCCCAGAACTTCGCCTTCCGTCCGTCCCTGCATCCGACCTTCCGTCCGTCCCTGCATCCGACCTTCCGTCCGACCTTCGCTGCGTAAACGTTCCGCGATTGTCATGACTGCTTCCTCCTTTCCCGGTCCGAGAGTTTCTCTGACGATAGTGTGCATGACGTCACGGTCGATGTCCATGGTCTGAAACACGTATCCTGCAATGGTCGTCAGCCATTGCAGCGAAGGCGCGTCATCTCCAAGTTCGCGCAACATCCGGAAGATCTCACGCACATGTCGCTCAACGGTCGGATTGTTCTTGGCCCTCAGGCACGTCAGCGCGAGGCGCAAGAGGATGGCTCCCTTGATCTCTTCCTCCGAGTCTGGAGAAAAATCATAAAAGGCCTGATCGAAATCCGGCACGTATCGACCAAGATCCGAATCCGGCAGGCCCATGAGTTCCAGAAGTCTGACGGCCTGCCTGCGGGTACGGCCATGATAGACGACTATGGGAAGGATGAGCGGCAAGGTCTTTGCGCCCTTGTTCTGCTTGCGATGAAGCTCCCAGATTTCGAGCATGTAGCGCAACAGTTGCAGCGCGACAAAACGGTCGGGGCTGCTCTTGTGTTCAAAAAGCAGGTACACGTACGCAGATTTCCCGCCCGCAAGCCGAACCGAGTAAAGCATGTCTGAATAATGCTCTCGTTGATCCCCACCTACGAAGGTGTCCTTGCCAATGGACAGAGTGTCCAAAAGCAAATGTCTGGTCACGTTTTCGGGCAGGTAGTTGCGAAGAAAGTCCGCAGCCACGTCCTTGTGACTCATGGTTTGCCTGAAGAGTGTGTCATGGACGTTGTTGACCGGGTTCATCCCACAGGCCATACGCCAGCGATCAGCCTGAAACAACACCACTTTTTTCTGCGGTACCCTTCAGGACAACTGGTACCCCCACATCTGGATTTACATGTCAATCCCTACACGAAGCGACGGTACCACGATGGAGGCGTGTGTCATTATGACCTGCTCGTAACATCGCCAATCTCTCTATCCAGCCAGGCGGTTACCGGCCAGCAAGCAGCGGCGCTCGATGAGTTCTACGATTGAAGCCAGAACCGCATGATCCAGTCCTTCAGCGGCAAACTGGACGTGCAGGGCTTTTGCATGCGTTGGCAACTGTTGAGCAAGGGCCAAAATTCTCTTTTTGGCCTGTGCTGGCGAAAGGCCTGCAGCTTTAGCAAACTGTTCCCAATGCCGCGACTGAATCTCGGTAAACGTGTACTTGCTGCCAATCTTCATGGCCATCTTGTCAGTCAGGTTGGGATAAATCGCTGTCGACAAGGCATCATAGAGGGGTGTCAACCTCGAACCACCGGGTGCGTAACTCAAGGAGAAATTCTTGGCGTGAGCATCGTGGTTACCAATCTGGGCATTGAAAATGACGTAATCGAGCAAGCGCAACACTTGTGGCGCGCTGGGCCGCGTGGCCTTGCGCAAGAGTTCGAAGCATTGCGTCAGATCCGGGCCACCTTCATTTTGGTACTTGTACTCGGGCGCAACACCGAGCGCCTGACAGAAGTCCTCCTGATGCAGACGCTGCAAGGAGCCATCAGGCTGACGTTGGCGGTCGTAACGGTCCACCAGCAGATAAGGTCGATCAGCGACGCGGCGAATGGATGCTCTGGCGGCAGGCAGTTTCAGTCGCATTGCCAAAGCCAAGCAGAACCCCTCGTTGAAAACGCTGCCCTCTACGGCGCTGATGGCGGGCTTAAGAATATGAGAACTTGGAGTATTTTGCATAGGCAAGCCGATGCGCCCGTTGGCAAACACCACCGGCAACTTGTCCTGCGCACCAGCCAATGACAAGCGTAGCCCGTCCTTACCAGCC
This region of Desulfomicrobium macestii genomic DNA includes:
- a CDS encoding tetratricopeptide repeat protein gives rise to the protein MGTYVAASAPGQDTYGATIFDYALSGGKFAALTDDTVFVELIKSVLYHSMGLSKKSFHHFTRLDDLFELLHEDRDARFIICLERRAAEADMSQVMERIMRLCPGAGLIVLTQEVDQYTTALLVEQGAHNIITKPISVASFSEKLAFTIAPQGKLSKLIEKGKKLLESGGWGEALLVAEDILQQKPDSAVGFMIKGDAYLGLDMTSRAEENYQRAVKSAELYLAPLKRLAALYEQAGDAAKQLECLRRLNEISPLNTQRILHIGELEITRGNTAVAEEMFRNVMQLAQREAAEFLSNLSSRIADICANRDPDMAIHYSKKALDLRGDNITAADVATVTILGISLRKQGKWREAIAEYLRVLAVVPGSATLLYNMAMAYSEGGETSKALKAVEKALKLDPALPSSGKNVAFNIGTIFQKAGRNGTDFFKKAYELDPNDKMLWSALKRSQALHENT
- a CDS encoding type VI secretion system amidase effector protein Tae4, with protein sequence MKPSYSLLELNYPAALAPCSGAWANQCAIRLSIALQQAGVSFSGYGDPTCVHGHARGAESLANFLWRSIGPAFKYSKNAQSKIAHQKGIVFFKDISGFRGGQGDHIDLWNGYGTKSGEYFQESGEVWFWPL
- a CDS encoding Rpn family recombination-promoting nuclease/putative transposase, whose amino-acid sequence is MNPVNNVHDTLFRQTMSHKDVAADFLRNYLPENVTRHLLLDTLSIGKDTFVGGDQREHYSDMLYSVRLAGGKSAYVYLLFEHKSSPDRFVALQLLRYMLEIWELHRKQNKGAKTLPLILPIVVYHGRTRRQAVRLLELMGLPDSDLGRYVPDFDQAFYDFSPDSEEEIKGAILLRLALTCLRAKNNPTVERHVREIFRMLRELGDDAPSLQWLTTIAGYVFQTMDIDRDVMHTIVRETLGPGKEEAVMTIAERLRSEGRTEGRMQGRTEGRMQGRTEGEVLGRYAVLQRQLTKRFGLSILDLRTQERLSTATAGQLDLWAERILDARTIEDVFREY
- a CDS encoding type II toxin-antitoxin system HipA family toxin translates to MSRILEVWLLGQSVGQLVQVDGRLSFSYSPHWLQSPSVQPLSHSLPLRSESFDDKATRPFFAGLLPEGDKRKLVAMALQVSRQNDFALLNGIGGECAGAVTLLEPGQQPEVLPSEQYVRWLDDGELVAILDELPHRPMLAGKDGLRLSLAGAQDKLPVVFANGRIGLPMQNTPSSHILKPAISAVEGSVFNEGFCLALAMRLKLPAARASIRRVADRPYLLVDRYDRQRQPDGSLQRLHQEDFCQALGVAPEYKYQNEGGPDLTQCFELLRKATRPSAPQVLRLLDYVIFNAQIGNHDAHAKNFSLSYAPGGSRLTPLYDALSTAIYPNLTDKMAMKIGSKYTFTEIQSRHWEQFAKAAGLSPAQAKKRILALAQQLPTHAKALHVQFAAEGLDHAVLASIVELIERRCLLAGNRLAG